One window of the Fusobacterium animalis 7_1 genome contains the following:
- a CDS encoding phage baseplate protein codes for MSFFKQAVDMALSLSENSNQSYIQDIPLEVISEKTRSLPMTLPTKRVENGFNISDSVRKEPMIINITVVDNSRDYLLNRDKLMKLQELGEEVQFVFSNRDTYEHMIIENIEEMETGEQKFGFTYYITLRQIQVGEIKETDVKMDSKKAKTSGGKKKRTTAKVSTPTSAEKSKVNKVVKQEIDKSMWKYADQAADGMLR; via the coding sequence ATGAGTTTTTTCAAACAAGCAGTTGATATGGCTCTAAGTCTATCAGAAAACTCAAATCAAAGCTATATACAAGATATACCACTGGAAGTTATATCAGAAAAGACAAGAAGTTTACCAATGACATTACCAACTAAAAGGGTTGAGAATGGTTTTAATATAAGTGATAGTGTTAGAAAAGAGCCTATGATAATTAATATAACTGTTGTAGATAATAGTAGAGATTATTTATTGAATAGGGATAAATTAATGAAATTGCAAGAGCTAGGCGAAGAAGTACAGTTTGTATTTTCTAACCGTGATACTTATGAGCATATGATAATAGAAAATATTGAAGAAATGGAAACAGGAGAGCAAAAATTTGGCTTTACTTATTATATAACTCTAAGACAGATACAAGTTGGAGAGATAAAAGAAACTGATGTAAAAATGGATAGTAAAAAAGCTAAAACTTCTGGTGGTAAGAAGAAAAGAACAACAGCTAAGGTTAGCACTCCAACAAGTGCAGAAAAAAGCAAAGTAAATAAAGTTGTAAAACAAGAAATAGATAAAAGTATGTGGAAATATGCAGACCAAGCAGCAGATGGAATGCTTAGATAA
- a CDS encoding phage scaffolding protein: MELKDGKIIVTDEEKKILGSDEGKKWLTDNKFMIETVKEVDKPLTAEAVTNFISKNQSLSDKLYNESAIKFLKSKLGDKVTSDDLGKEIVFKNSFEDYKKEAIKTAASFALGAISPKYSSMLVNAVDFSKLDIKDGKITGFDEQVANFKTTYPDLFNDKGSTTPPPLPPNNGNSKVTYEDFLKMSDLEKSKVTDEQLKEILREK, from the coding sequence ATGGAATTAAAAGATGGAAAAATCATAGTAACAGATGAAGAAAAGAAAATACTAGGAAGTGATGAAGGTAAAAAATGGCTAACTGATAACAAGTTTATGATTGAAACTGTAAAGGAAGTAGACAAGCCTTTAACAGCAGAGGCAGTAACTAACTTTATAAGTAAAAATCAAAGCCTATCAGATAAACTGTATAATGAAAGTGCTATTAAATTCTTAAAATCAAAATTAGGAGATAAGGTAACTTCTGATGATTTAGGAAAAGAAATAGTATTTAAAAACAGTTTTGAAGATTATAAAAAGGAAGCTATTAAAACAGCAGCAAGTTTTGCACTAGGTGCTATATCACCTAAATATAGTTCAATGCTTGTAAATGCAGTAGACTTTTCTAAATTAGATATTAAAGATGGTAAGATTACAGGTTTTGATGAACAAGTTGCTAATTTTAAAACAACTTATCCAGATTTATTTAATGATAAAGGAAGTACTACACCACCACCATTACCACCTAATAATGGTAATTCAAAAGTTACTTATGAGGACTTTTTAAAGATGTCAGATTTAGAAAAATCAAAAGTTACAGATGAACAATTAAAGGAAATATTAAGAGAAAAATAG
- a CDS encoding phage neck terminator protein yields the protein MNNIDLEILFLDKIKELNNKFQVIPFEHLSKVNGQLKLPRVIARTISNNVIHRYTNDREDTKKYGVFKQTNINKHIISFSFTLNKKDSYADVAIVRDYFTNIEAINWWIKLNGLNLVIEEVGELKDITDYTASDLLERYVFDVVVRTSKELTTEIEIIKDVDFEIKGGN from the coding sequence ATGAATAACATAGATTTAGAAATATTGTTCCTGGACAAAATAAAAGAATTAAATAATAAATTTCAAGTTATACCATTTGAACATCTTTCAAAAGTAAATGGGCAACTGAAATTACCAAGAGTAATAGCAAGGACTATTTCTAATAATGTTATTCATAGATACACAAATGATAGAGAAGATACAAAGAAATACGGAGTTTTTAAACAAACAAATATAAACAAGCATATAATAAGTTTTTCATTTACTCTAAATAAGAAAGATAGTTATGCAGATGTAGCAATAGTTAGGGATTATTTCACCAATATAGAAGCTATAAATTGGTGGATTAAATTAAATGGATTGAACTTAGTTATTGAGGAAGTTGGAGAACTAAAAGACATTACAGATTATACAGCAAGTGATTTATTAGAAAGGTATGTATTTGATGTAGTGGTAAGAACTTCTAAGGAGTTAACAACAGAAATAGAAATTATAAAAGATGTAGATTTTGAAATTAAAGGAGGCAATTAA
- a CDS encoding minor capsid protein: protein MFPLAQENRLRIIFQFYTKKRVGRARKSVSNGQLPLFELTDDEKRNIIKDLTKVAIDVNLSTFESWRTLTDEDLKRTDLTGAKYWIKKNYDLFNNTSVTADKLMDIRQQRIIDTIKNYNRNLNVLKNGEVPKSTLNALKQDIANNRASKEIKDIVKSIENGTYTQNDINNLQKWLNRRNENLARNETGNLYAQECKDLMIENGIEHFVWHTMKDDRVRPEHAEREGLVFSINDELPGEDFNCRCWAEPIRLN, encoded by the coding sequence ATGTTCCCACTTGCACAAGAAAATAGATTAAGAATAATATTTCAATTTTATACAAAAAAAAGAGTTGGAAGAGCAAGAAAAAGCGTAAGTAATGGACAATTACCATTATTTGAGTTAACAGATGATGAGAAAAGAAACATTATAAAAGATTTAACAAAAGTTGCTATTGATGTTAATTTATCAACATTTGAAAGTTGGCGAACTTTAACAGATGAAGATTTAAAAAGAACTGATTTAACTGGTGCTAAATACTGGATAAAAAAGAATTATGATTTATTCAATAATACATCAGTTACAGCTGATAAGTTAATGGATATAAGGCAACAAAGGATAATAGATACAATTAAAAATTATAATAGAAATTTAAATGTATTAAAAAATGGAGAAGTACCAAAGTCTACGTTAAACGCATTGAAGCAAGATATTGCTAATAACAGGGCTAGTAAAGAGATTAAAGATATTGTTAAGAGTATAGAAAATGGAACATATACTCAAAATGATATTAATAATTTACAAAAATGGCTTAATAGAAGAAATGAAAACCTTGCAAGGAATGAAACAGGTAATTTATATGCACAAGAATGTAAAGACTTAATGATTGAGAACGGTATAGAGCATTTTGTTTGGCATACTATGAAAGACGATAGAGTTAGACCAGAACACGCTGAACGAGAGGGTTTAGTATTTAGTATCAATGATGAATTACCAGGAGAAGATTTTAATTGTAGGTGTTGGGCTGAACCAATTAGATTAAATTAA
- a CDS encoding phage structural protein, with the protein MANIYNYDSKNYELIIGKTRVEDYAEDTKITIEYDNDFKGITKGIDGARSINQHNDYDAVIKIKILQNSPLNLNFKQLALTEGEKGTFPVTFINKGLDGTLGAFSAKGFFKKIPNLEIGTDAKALEWEIQCINLKIA; encoded by the coding sequence ATGGCTAATATATATAATTATGACAGTAAAAACTATGAATTGATTATAGGTAAAACAAGAGTTGAAGACTATGCAGAAGATACAAAAATCACTATTGAATATGATAATGATTTTAAAGGTATAACAAAAGGAATTGATGGAGCTAGAAGCATTAATCAACACAATGATTATGATGCAGTAATAAAAATTAAAATATTGCAAAATTCTCCATTGAACTTAAATTTTAAACAACTTGCATTAACAGAAGGAGAAAAAGGAACTTTCCCAGTAACTTTTATAAACAAAGGGCTTGATGGAACACTAGGAGCATTTTCTGCAAAAGGTTTTTTTAAGAAAATACCTAACTTGGAAATAGGAACAGATGCCAAAGCTCTTGAATGGGAAATACAATGTATTAATTTGAAAATAGCTTAA
- a CDS encoding Rha family transcriptional regulator yields MNLVVKLENYNGSYVVSSRIIANQLGKRHDSVLRDIDKLISSKLNIFKSPQFCGDLKKSIFPNTYKDSKNRNYREYLLTKDGFTLYMFNIQGYNDFKMAYINEFNKMERELKNKKQRVLPFSNTMMIPIDKAKYWTKIKNLSDKAENIRKEVYRKLNLLSNMSVLITDEIDKLSNIVFETEDCINKIEKKD; encoded by the coding sequence ATGAATTTAGTAGTAAAATTAGAAAATTATAATGGAAGTTATGTGGTAAGTAGTAGAATTATTGCAAATCAATTAGGGAAAAGGCACGATAGTGTTTTAAGAGACATTGATAAATTAATCTCTTCAAAATTGAATATTTTTAAATCTCCACAATTTTGTGGAGATTTAAAAAAGTCAATATTTCCAAATACTTATAAAGATAGTAAGAATAGAAATTATAGAGAATATCTTTTGACAAAAGATGGATTTACATTATATATGTTCAATATACAAGGTTATAATGATTTTAAAATGGCATATATAAATGAATTTAATAAAATGGAGCGAGAGCTAAAAAATAAAAAACAACGAGTTTTACCATTCTCAAATACAATGATGATACCAATAGATAAGGCTAAATATTGGACTAAAATTAAAAACCTATCAGATAAAGCCGAAAATATAAGAAAGGAAGTGTATAGGAAATTAAATTTATTATCTAATATGTCAGTACTAATTACAGATGAAATTGATAAACTTTCAAATATAGTTTTTGAAACAGAAGATTGTATAAATAAAATTGAGAAGAAAGATTAA
- a CDS encoding DnaB-like helicase C-terminal domain-containing protein, translating to MKIDTICYEEKALISMLYLASDIKYKNKIKNIPIKYFSSLVQSFIKKYKTYEMKDLSVDSLLEEKEYKSFLAEAFELPVVVLEENIDKYTKVLENRYYKDCIIELANTPNELIKEKINELHSEVVKENDKSVKVADIKNLESLFYESLEENETVKTGKFRLDKYLKFTKRDLHIIGARPGVGKSAFVLYIALMMAQFSRGLFFSLEMPLKQIVQRIISNQTRIELEKLENKEKFKELTADEKEVVNVLFKKLLRKSNLILYDGNFKIDELEEYIKNEKEINGLDYIVVDYLQLVKSNVNSKRYEQITDVSIRLKQIAKDYDIAVIALSQLSREIEKRADKDIYLADFRESGQIEQDASTILGLTTEPTTTEYKELMKVQILKNRQGQLGVMKYEYYKKNQTFFEV from the coding sequence ATGAAAATTGACACTATATGTTATGAAGAAAAAGCCTTAATATCAATGCTATATTTAGCAAGTGATATTAAATATAAAAATAAAATTAAGAATATTCCGATTAAATATTTTTCTAGTTTAGTTCAAAGTTTTATAAAAAAATATAAGACTTATGAGATGAAAGATTTATCAGTTGATAGTTTACTGGAAGAAAAAGAATATAAAAGTTTTTTAGCTGAGGCTTTTGAATTACCAGTTGTAGTATTGGAAGAAAACATTGATAAATATACTAAGGTGCTTGAAAACAGATATTATAAGGACTGTATCATAGAACTTGCTAACACTCCAAATGAGTTGATAAAAGAGAAAATCAATGAATTACATTCGGAAGTTGTGAAAGAAAATGACAAGAGTGTTAAAGTTGCAGATATTAAAAATCTTGAAAGTCTATTTTATGAAAGTTTAGAAGAAAATGAGACAGTTAAGACTGGTAAATTTAGACTTGATAAATACCTAAAATTCACAAAAAGAGATTTGCATATCATAGGAGCAAGACCAGGAGTAGGGAAATCTGCATTTGTTCTTTATATAGCACTTATGATGGCTCAATTTTCAAGAGGGTTATTTTTCAGTTTAGAAATGCCACTAAAACAAATAGTTCAAAGAATTATTAGTAATCAAACTAGGATAGAACTTGAAAAATTAGAGAACAAAGAAAAATTTAAGGAGCTAACAGCAGATGAAAAAGAGGTTGTAAATGTCTTATTTAAGAAACTACTAAGAAAAAGTAACTTAATCCTTTATGATGGAAACTTTAAAATTGATGAATTAGAGGAGTACATTAAGAATGAAAAAGAAATAAATGGGCTTGATTATATAGTTGTTGATTATTTACAGTTAGTAAAATCTAATGTAAATTCTAAAAGATATGAACAAATAACTGATGTATCTATAAGGCTAAAACAAATAGCGAAAGATTATGATATAGCAGTTATTGCACTATCTCAATTATCAAGGGAAATTGAAAAAAGAGCAGATAAAGATATTTACCTTGCAGATTTTAGAGAAAGTGGGCAAATAGAACAAGATGCTTCAACTATTTTAGGACTTACAACAGAGCCAACAACAACTGAATATAAAGAACTTATGAAAGTACAAATATTGAAAAATAGACAAGGGCAACTTGGAGTTATGAAATATGAGTACTATAAGAAAAATCAAACATTTTTTGAAGTATAA
- a CDS encoding phage portal protein: MEKERILKAYNDYIQTDIHRNCEKYRKLSDGKSADVFFADVRARVNLEYMGIVDKQGYMNTYSMSNGSLTSNSKGCSLKDLVVGNGLLQATTRLYAEYATSKKLVTNQKDFELIRDFDLDDLLGKTMVIQSWAGKLLLKGVTQLDRFSFYTVTPKDYFPIRNEYNPKLIDGYVIYNLSQDDKSKKTLICEIYELDSIEYRAYKITDKNIQELPYPYDLKINGMIPDGLGYRDNQAQGWAVVEIENIFGKSDYNDDLVGNVRELVIGDTLTSQAFQKVANPLLQVPDSVIEIDKNGRSTVRLDGRVIVVNKDDKEVKQVQLETKTQEWKLHKEDIKNDIYKQLGVNDLAFGIDLGGSISSGEAKRRSLERTIATVESKRSKCITGIKNIILWGYKKIKGEEIDLQIEAQDILSLSLTEKMSIVVQGIQNNVMSLETAIKFLGLLGEKEDKEIGSIKTNISYQEKLINILNILAGITREEQLQVKLEELSKDIMKDLGLEVKEE, encoded by the coding sequence ATGGAGAAAGAAAGAATATTAAAAGCATATAACGATTATATACAAACTGATATTCATAGAAATTGTGAAAAATACAGAAAGCTATCAGATGGGAAAAGTGCAGATGTGTTTTTTGCAGATGTAAGAGCAAGAGTTAATCTTGAATATATGGGAATAGTAGACAAACAAGGCTATATGAATACTTATTCTATGAGTAATGGAAGTTTAACAAGCAATAGTAAAGGTTGCAGTCTTAAAGATTTAGTTGTAGGCAATGGATTATTACAAGCAACAACAAGGTTATATGCAGAGTATGCAACAAGTAAGAAGTTAGTAACCAATCAGAAAGATTTTGAACTTATAAGAGATTTTGACCTAGATGATTTACTAGGTAAAACTATGGTTATTCAATCTTGGGCTGGTAAATTGCTTTTAAAAGGAGTTACACAATTAGATAGATTTAGTTTCTATACAGTAACACCAAAAGACTATTTTCCTATAAGAAATGAATATAATCCAAAATTAATAGATGGATATGTGATTTATAACTTATCACAAGATGATAAAAGTAAAAAAACTCTTATTTGTGAAATCTATGAGCTTGATAGTATTGAATATAGAGCATATAAGATAACAGATAAAAATATACAAGAATTGCCTTATCCTTATGATTTAAAAATTAATGGAATGATACCAGATGGCTTAGGTTATAGAGATAATCAAGCACAAGGTTGGGCAGTAGTAGAGATAGAAAATATATTCGGTAAAAGTGATTATAATGACGATTTAGTTGGAAATGTAAGAGAGTTAGTAATTGGAGATACTTTAACATCACAAGCATTTCAAAAAGTTGCTAATCCATTGTTGCAAGTTCCAGACAGCGTAATTGAAATTGATAAAAACGGTCGTAGTACTGTAAGACTAGATGGAAGAGTAATTGTAGTAAATAAAGATGATAAAGAAGTTAAACAAGTTCAACTTGAAACAAAAACGCAAGAATGGAAATTACACAAGGAAGACATCAAAAATGATATTTATAAACAACTAGGAGTTAATGATTTAGCTTTTGGAATTGATTTAGGTGGAAGTATATCAAGTGGAGAAGCTAAAAGAAGAAGCCTAGAAAGAACAATAGCAACCGTTGAAAGTAAAAGGTCCAAATGTATTACAGGAATTAAAAACATAATTCTATGGGGATACAAGAAGATAAAAGGTGAAGAAATTGATTTACAAATAGAAGCACAAGATATTTTAAGTTTATCACTAACTGAAAAAATGTCTATTGTAGTACAAGGTATTCAAAACAATGTAATGAGTTTAGAAACAGCTATCAAGTTTTTAGGTCTTTTAGGAGAAAAAGAAGATAAAGAAATAGGATCAATAAAAACTAATATAAGTTATCAAGAAAAACTTATAAATATTTTAAATATACTTGCTGGAATAACAAGAGAAGAGCAATTACAAGTTAAACTTGAAGAACTTTCAAAAGATATTATGAAAGATTTAGGGCTTGAAGTTAAGGAGGAATAG
- a CDS encoding RusA family crossover junction endodeoxyribonuclease — MKQRFEIPYKPDSMNTHWRIAKNGGQYLSKAGREFRDNVQNYIKLYKYKTYEKSVKVKLDLYFADKRTRDLDNYFKGILDSFKGFLYVDDKQIDKIEATKHIGAGKNYFIIEVEELQ, encoded by the coding sequence ATGAAGCAAAGATTTGAGATACCATACAAGCCTGACAGTATGAATACACACTGGAGAATAGCAAAGAATGGAGGACAATACTTATCAAAAGCTGGGAGAGAGTTCAGGGACAATGTTCAAAATTATATAAAACTCTATAAGTATAAAACTTATGAAAAATCTGTAAAAGTTAAATTAGACTTGTATTTTGCAGATAAAAGAACAAGAGATTTAGACAATTATTTTAAAGGGATATTAGATAGTTTTAAAGGCTTTCTATATGTAGATGATAAACAGATAGACAAGATAGAAGCAACGAAGCATATAGGAGCTGGGAAGAACTATTTTATAATAGAAGTTGAGGAGTTGCAGTAA
- a CDS encoding transposase yields MIKEVITIAKSKYETEVKPRFLEIEAWKRDGLTDEQIAKNLGIAYSTFREYKNKYSAFSAVLKKGKEIADIEVENALFKRAIGYKYKEVIKEVKEIDGKKSTYIKEVTKEMAGDVGAQIFWLKNRKSSKWKDKQDIDIQDNNVNITINGVKRNGN; encoded by the coding sequence ATGATTAAAGAGGTGATAACAATTGCTAAAAGTAAATATGAAACAGAAGTTAAACCAAGATTTTTAGAAATAGAGGCTTGGAAAAGAGATGGATTAACAGATGAGCAGATAGCCAAAAATTTAGGTATAGCATATTCAACATTTAGAGAATATAAAAACAAATATTCGGCATTTTCGGCAGTTTTAAAAAAAGGTAAAGAAATTGCAGATATAGAAGTTGAAAATGCTTTATTTAAAAGAGCAATAGGCTATAAATATAAAGAAGTTATAAAAGAAGTAAAAGAAATAGATGGAAAGAAAAGCACTTATATAAAAGAAGTAACAAAAGAAATGGCAGGAGATGTAGGAGCACAAATATTTTGGTTAAAGAATAGAAAATCAAGTAAATGGAAAGATAAGCAAGACATAGATATCCAGGATAACAATGTAAACATAACTATAAACGGAGTTAAAAGAAATGGAAATTAA
- a CDS encoding DnaT-like ssDNA-binding protein has protein sequence MIIGYVSLDEAKEFIKNRYEEVSDTELSKGLYKALDKIESLMIRDSGKSDKQELIFPRIDEEKVPDEIKKAQILEAYSIIKDLDDDNTSDIEKGITSKSIGDMSISYNNNKNNQIGATIFVSSQAKTILYKYVRKTYDWS, from the coding sequence ATGATAATAGGTTATGTTAGTTTAGATGAGGCAAAAGAATTTATAAAAAATAGATATGAAGAAGTATCAGATACAGAATTATCAAAAGGCTTGTATAAGGCATTGGATAAAATTGAAAGTTTAATGATAAGAGATAGTGGAAAATCAGATAAACAAGAATTAATATTCCCTAGAATTGATGAAGAAAAAGTACCTGATGAAATTAAAAAGGCACAGATACTGGAAGCATATTCAATAATTAAAGATTTAGATGATGACAATACAAGTGATATTGAAAAAGGTATTACTAGTAAGTCAATAGGGGATATGTCTATAAGTTATAACAATAACAAAAATAATCAGATAGGAGCAACTATATTTGTAAGTTCACAAGCTAAGACTATTTTATATAAATATGTGAGGAAAACTTATGATTGGAGTTAA
- a CDS encoding phage baseplate plug family protein gives MKAIEIDVTDIESRGIIAELPNNINLELIYNTYDSFIYLSILDGLNQRITGFNKVVPNIDFLSLVRNETNLQLRCIKINDFAEEKDKITPQNLNKDYKFFLIGDEYGEVMEAS, from the coding sequence ATGAAAGCAATAGAAATTGATGTAACAGATATAGAGAGTAGAGGAATAATAGCCGAATTACCTAATAATATTAATTTAGAGCTAATTTATAATACTTATGATAGTTTTATATACCTATCAATTTTAGATGGCTTAAATCAAAGGATAACAGGTTTTAATAAGGTAGTACCTAATATTGATTTTTTAAGTTTAGTAAGGAATGAAACTAATCTTCAATTAAGATGTATAAAAATTAATGATTTTGCAGAAGAAAAAGATAAGATTACTCCTCAAAATCTTAATAAAGATTATAAGTTCTTTTTAATAGGTGATGAATATGGCGAAGTTATGGAAGCAAGTTAG
- a CDS encoding ParB N-terminal domain-containing protein — MKELKIINKNIDDIKEYENNAKEHPDWQIEQIANSIQEFGFNDPIAINADNQIIEGHGRLLAAKQLGLNEIPCIVLDGLTEVQERAYIIAHNKTTMNTDFDLDRLQYELNALKVEDFDLSLTGFSDDEIDNILNSSNLLLDKYGDVEEEQKGNLIKKFIVPPFTIIDSTKNPWLSIKNKWKESINSLKGRSKELIGEMYGTSLFDGAISEVFYKWFLPNKDIETKKILDPFCGGVIRGAVAELLGYKYTGFDIRKEQIDVNIEQSKELGISPKFILDDSENVDKYIDDNTQDLIFSCPPYLDLEVYSNNENDLSNMEYEDFINKYNRIIKKHCKKLKDNRFAIFVIGDVRDKNGVLIDFVGDTIKAFKNAGLNYYNQVIYKEPLGSVTIRAGRAFNATRKISKVHQNIIIFYKGNVKDIKKYFNEFYSEKDVDDFNSITDD; from the coding sequence ATGAAAGAGTTAAAAATAATTAATAAAAATATAGATGACATAAAAGAATATGAAAACAATGCAAAAGAACACCCAGATTGGCAAATTGAACAGATAGCCAATTCTATACAAGAGTTTGGTTTTAATGACCCAATAGCGATTAATGCAGATAATCAAATTATTGAGGGACACGGGAGATTGTTAGCAGCTAAACAATTAGGATTGAACGAAATACCTTGTATTGTTTTAGATGGACTTACAGAAGTTCAAGAAAGAGCATATATCATAGCTCATAATAAAACTACAATGAACACAGATTTTGATTTAGACAGATTACAGTATGAGTTGAATGCTCTGAAAGTAGAAGATTTTGATTTGAGTTTAACAGGTTTTAGCGATGATGAAATTGATAATATTTTAAATTCTAGCAATCTTTTACTTGATAAATATGGAGATGTAGAAGAAGAACAGAAAGGGAATTTAATTAAAAAATTTATAGTGCCTCCATTCACAATAATAGATTCAACAAAAAATCCTTGGTTGAGCATAAAAAATAAATGGAAAGAAAGCATTAATAGTTTAAAAGGTAGAAGTAAAGAATTAATAGGCGAAATGTATGGAACTAGTTTATTTGATGGTGCTATAAGTGAAGTTTTTTATAAGTGGTTTTTGCCTAATAAAGATATAGAAACCAAAAAAATATTAGACCCTTTTTGTGGTGGTGTAATTAGAGGAGCAGTAGCTGAATTATTAGGCTATAAATATACAGGATTTGATATTAGAAAAGAACAGATAGATGTTAATATAGAGCAATCCAAAGAGTTAGGAATATCACCAAAATTTATATTAGATGATTCTGAAAATGTTGACAAATATATAGATGATAATACACAAGATTTAATTTTTAGTTGCCCGCCATACTTAGATTTAGAAGTATACAGCAACAATGAAAATGATTTATCAAATATGGAATATGAAGATTTTATAAATAAATATAACAGAATTATAAAAAAACATTGTAAAAAATTAAAAGATAATAGATTTGCAATTTTTGTTATTGGGGATGTTAGAGATAAAAATGGAGTTCTAATAGATTTTGTTGGAGATACCATAAAGGCTTTTAAAAATGCTGGGCTAAATTATTATAACCAAGTTATTTACAAAGAACCATTAGGGAGTGTAACAATTAGAGCAGGTCGTGCATTTAATGCAACTAGAAAAATTTCAAAAGTCCATCAAAATATCATAATTTTTTATAAAGGGAATGTTAAAGATATAAAAAAATATTTCAATGAATTTTATTCAGAAAAAGATGTAGATGATTTTAATAGCATAACAGATGATTAA
- a CDS encoding PBSX family phage terminase large subunit — protein MEINIQANEHFIDYLNNWDKRFYYIVGGYGSSKSYHTALKLILKAIQEKRRILVVRAVYRTIKESCFSLLKGIISNYNLNGLFSYTVNPLHIRGRNGSEFIFMGLDDPEKLKSIDNVDMIWIEECPEISYNAFNELNGRLRALEKDLHIFLTNNPVSVNNWTYERFIKKAGIDEEELYQNRIMTTDDTYYHHSVVEDNAFVTDEYIKQLKNFETYDIERYRIAYQGRFGIVGERVFTNIQKASDTEVQAIVKELSKYGLGNLYDGLDYGFSFSYNALVRMALDRENNLLYIYDEVYNKKLITSELIETLKPIKNKHREIIADNARPETTEEIRRAGFKIISCEKGAGSILDGLQKLRSFYKIIVSDKCKNTYRELTELCHEKDKNGNYLENKFTIDPHTVDAMRYGLEKYKATVFKSGEIKKPIGV, from the coding sequence ATGGAAATTAATATACAAGCTAATGAGCATTTTATTGATTATCTAAATAACTGGGATAAAAGATTCTATTACATCGTTGGAGGATATGGAAGCAGTAAGTCTTATCATACAGCTTTAAAGCTAATATTAAAAGCCATACAAGAGAAAAGAAGAATATTAGTTGTTAGAGCAGTATACAGAACTATAAAAGAGAGTTGTTTTTCTTTACTAAAAGGAATTATTAGTAACTATAACTTAAATGGATTATTTAGTTATACAGTAAACCCGTTACATATCAGAGGAAGAAACGGGAGCGAGTTTATATTTATGGGCTTAGATGACCCTGAAAAATTAAAGTCTATTGATAATGTAGATATGATTTGGATTGAAGAATGTCCTGAAATTAGTTACAACGCTTTTAATGAATTAAATGGGAGATTGAGAGCATTAGAAAAAGACTTACATATATTTTTAACTAATAACCCTGTTAGTGTAAACAACTGGACCTATGAAAGATTTATAAAAAAAGCTGGAATAGATGAAGAGGAGCTTTATCAAAATAGAATTATGACAACAGATGATACTTATTATCATCATTCAGTTGTTGAGGACAATGCTTTTGTTACTGATGAATATATAAAGCAATTAAAGAATTTTGAAACTTATGATATTGAGAGATACAGAATAGCATATCAAGGAAGATTCGGAATAGTAGGAGAAAGAGTATTTACAAATATTCAAAAAGCTAGTGATACAGAAGTACAAGCAATAGTTAAAGAATTGAGTAAATATGGATTAGGTAATTTATATGATGGCTTAGATTATGGATTTAGTTTTTCATATAATGCTTTGGTTAGAATGGCGTTAGATAGAGAAAATAATCTTTTATATATTTATGATGAAGTCTATAACAAAAAATTAATTACAAGTGAATTAATAGAAACTTTAAAACCTATTAAAAACAAGCATAGAGAGATTATTGCAGATAATGCAAGACCAGAAACAACTGAAGAAATTAGAAGAGCAGGATTTAAAATAATTAGTTGTGAAAAAGGTGCAGGAAGTATATTAGACGGTTTACAGAAATTAAGGAGCTTTTATAAGATTATAGTTTCTGATAAATGTAAAAACACATATAGAGAATTAACAGAATTATGCCACGAAAAAGACAAGAACGGAAATTACTTAGAAAACAAGTTCACAATAGACCCACACACAGTGGACGCTATGAGATATGGACTAGAAAAGTATAAGGCTACTGTATTTAAAAGTGGAGAAATAAAAAAGCCAATAGGAGTTTAA